One genomic segment of Dysosmobacter sp. Marseille-Q4140 includes these proteins:
- a CDS encoding haloacid dehalogenase-like hydrolase, with translation MNNQKYQREPKEDRPVIAICYDFDKTLTPDDMQAQGYIQSVGYDVGDFWVESNGLAECNDMDQNLAYMYKMIEKAQGRVLFTKDTLAEYGAKVSLFPGVEGWFERIRRYGEEHGVIVEHYIISSGLKEMIEGTAVAKNGAFKKIYASSFYYDGYGVAKWPAQVVNYTNKTQFLFRIEKGVLDINDPGVNESFSPEEMRVPFRNMIYIGDSDTDIPCMKLVTTYGGHSIGVYNAETGDKAKVYKMMRDGRVRYYAPADYSEGTELDTLVKAIIDRTVTNEALESIYYKCRRECIQADRQSSEEERRKVDLLIALENSRSFATTHSVIAELKNIDQWNPDEREALFEIAVNNSQVFYILQDTDVKAFYKSLARSVKVLSPNAQRVIDAMEAGES, from the coding sequence ATGAACAATCAGAAATATCAAAGAGAGCCAAAAGAAGACCGGCCGGTCATTGCCATCTGCTATGATTTTGACAAGACCCTGACGCCCGACGATATGCAGGCCCAGGGATATATCCAGTCTGTGGGGTACGATGTCGGGGATTTCTGGGTGGAGTCCAACGGCCTCGCGGAGTGCAATGACATGGATCAAAACCTTGCGTATATGTATAAAATGATCGAAAAAGCCCAGGGCCGCGTTCTCTTTACAAAAGATACTTTAGCAGAATACGGGGCCAAGGTAAGTCTGTTTCCCGGTGTGGAAGGGTGGTTTGAGCGGATTCGCAGATATGGTGAGGAGCACGGCGTCATTGTGGAGCATTATATTATCTCCTCCGGGCTCAAAGAGATGATCGAGGGCACGGCGGTGGCAAAGAACGGCGCGTTTAAGAAAATCTACGCCAGTTCCTTTTACTACGATGGCTATGGCGTGGCAAAATGGCCTGCGCAGGTGGTCAATTATACCAACAAAACCCAGTTCCTGTTCCGAATTGAAAAAGGCGTTCTTGATATTAATGATCCTGGGGTGAATGAGTCTTTTTCCCCGGAGGAGATGAGGGTGCCCTTCCGCAACATGATCTACATTGGGGACAGCGATACCGATATTCCGTGTATGAAGTTGGTGACGACCTATGGAGGGCACTCCATTGGCGTATACAATGCGGAGACAGGCGATAAGGCCAAGGTTTACAAGATGATGCGGGACGGAAGAGTGCGGTACTACGCGCCCGCAGACTACTCCGAGGGGACGGAACTTGACACGCTGGTGAAGGCGATCATTGACCGCACAGTGACCAACGAGGCATTGGAATCCATCTATTATAAGTGCAGGCGTGAGTGCATCCAGGCTGATCGGCAGAGCAGCGAGGAAGAGCGGCGAAAAGTCGATCTGTTGATTGCGCTGGAGAACAGCCGCAGTTTTGCTACCACGCATTCTGTCATTGCGGAATTAAAAAACATTGACCAGTGGAATCCTGACGAACGGGAAGCACTGTTTGAGATCGCTGTTAACAACAGTCAGGTGTTCTATATCCTTCAGGATACCGACGTGAAGGCTTTTTACAAAAGCCTCGCGAGATCCGTGAAGGTACTGTCCCCCAATGCGCAGAGGGTAATAGACGCAATGGAAGCTGGAGAATCATGA
- a CDS encoding DEAD/DEAH box helicase family protein, with product MTNFDFLLSDPQFTAFGEMAVAAERIYHIDPAACVLNCRRAMEFAVKWMYSVDGGLVMPYDDRLASLMDTEDFRAIVDRDLWQRLKYIRQTGNAAAHTGKKITSAQARLCLENLWYFMDFIACCYGTTYTAGAFDPALLEQQTAAPAPAPVPEVDLAALMAENEALRAELTARREAQQSGYIPKPLDLSEYKTRKLYIDAMLTDAGWTEGKDWINEVELPGMPNKSEVGYADYVLYDDAHRPLAVIEAKRTCVDPAKGRQQARLYADLLEQKYGRRPVIFLTNGFDTRLDDGAYPERRVAAFYSKRDLEKLFNLRAMRTSLKYIQVNRDIAGRYYQEGAIKAPCQALAQNRRKALLVMATGSGKTRTVIALVDVLLQHGWVKNVLFLADRNSLVTQAKRSFVNLLPDLSVTNLCEEKDNYTAHCVFSTYQTMMNCIDSVEDGEGKLFTVGHFDLVICDEAHRSIYNKYRDIFNYFDAPLVGLTATPKDEIDKNTYEVFELESGVPTYGYELAQAVKDGFLVDFLTVESKLKFLEEGISYDDLPEEEKAVYENTFTDENGELPERIESSALNEWLFNEDTIRLALNLLMTNGLKIEYGEKLGKTIIFAKNHRHAEKILEVFGKEYPHLPGYAKVIDNYMTYAQSAIDEFSDPKKLPQIAISVDMLDTGIDVPEVLNLVFFKKVMSKAKFWQMIGRGTRLCPGLIDGEDKNKFYIFDLCGNFEFFRMNKGKASANQMALQSAIFYLKAQIVYKFQDLAYQTQELIPFREKLVSEMLVKVQELDRENFAVRQHLRYVEKFADPESYQALSYEDTLSLKDEVAPLLQPDMDEASAVRFDALMYGIELAYLVGKTYKKARKDLVKKVSGVASVANIPEIRAQSELIEKILHTDYLDNAGINEFEYIRECLRNLMKYLPHDGAIYHTNFTDDILSVEWKESELENDDLKNYKAKAEFYVRQHQDNIAIAKLRSNIPLTEEDVRSLETILWSEVGTREEYEEAYQQKPLGEFVREIVGLDMNAAKEAFAQYLNDTNLDSRQIYFVNQIVEYIVRNGMMKDLSVLQEPPFTDRGSIVEVFTDLTLWSGIKSVIDRINANAVA from the coding sequence ATGACCAACTTTGATTTTCTCCTCTCCGACCCACAATTCACCGCTTTCGGGGAGATGGCTGTCGCGGCGGAGCGGATCTATCATATCGACCCGGCGGCCTGTGTGCTGAACTGCCGCCGGGCGATGGAGTTTGCCGTTAAATGGATGTACTCCGTAGACGGTGGGTTGGTCATGCCCTACGACGACCGGTTGGCCAGCCTCATGGACACTGAGGACTTCCGGGCCATCGTGGACCGGGACCTGTGGCAGCGCCTCAAGTACATCCGCCAGACGGGCAACGCCGCCGCCCACACCGGGAAGAAAATCACCTCCGCCCAGGCCAGGCTGTGTCTGGAAAACCTCTGGTACTTTATGGACTTCATCGCCTGCTGCTACGGCACGACTTATACCGCCGGTGCCTTTGACCCGGCGTTGCTGGAGCAGCAGACCGCCGCCCCGGCTCCCGCTCCCGTGCCTGAGGTGGACCTGGCCGCTCTCATGGCAGAAAATGAAGCTCTCCGGGCAGAACTTACGGCCCGCCGGGAGGCCCAGCAGTCCGGCTACATCCCCAAGCCCCTGGACCTCTCCGAGTACAAGACCCGCAAGCTGTACATCGACGCCATGCTCACCGACGCGGGATGGACGGAGGGAAAAGACTGGATCAACGAGGTGGAACTGCCCGGTATGCCCAACAAGAGCGAGGTGGGCTATGCCGACTATGTGCTCTACGACGACGCCCACCGTCCCCTGGCCGTTATCGAGGCCAAGCGCACCTGCGTGGACCCGGCCAAGGGCCGTCAGCAGGCCAGGCTGTACGCCGACCTGCTGGAGCAGAAATACGGACGCCGCCCGGTGATCTTCCTTACCAACGGCTTTGACACCCGCCTGGACGACGGAGCCTACCCCGAGCGCCGGGTGGCCGCCTTCTACTCCAAGCGGGACCTGGAGAAACTCTTCAATCTCCGGGCCATGCGGACAAGCCTCAAGTACATCCAGGTCAATCGGGATATTGCGGGCCGCTACTACCAGGAGGGGGCAATTAAAGCCCCTTGTCAGGCTTTGGCCCAGAACCGCCGGAAGGCCCTGCTGGTCATGGCCACCGGCTCCGGAAAGACCCGGACGGTCATTGCCCTGGTAGACGTGCTGCTCCAGCACGGCTGGGTGAAAAACGTCCTCTTCCTGGCGGACCGCAACTCTCTGGTCACCCAGGCCAAGCGCAGCTTTGTGAACCTGCTGCCCGACCTGTCAGTAACCAACCTGTGCGAGGAGAAGGACAATTACACCGCCCACTGCGTCTTTTCCACCTATCAGACCATGATGAACTGCATCGACTCGGTGGAGGACGGGGAGGGGAAGCTGTTCACCGTGGGCCACTTTGATCTGGTGATCTGCGACGAGGCCCACCGCTCCATCTACAACAAGTACCGGGATATCTTCAACTACTTCGACGCGCCCCTGGTGGGCCTCACTGCCACGCCCAAGGACGAGATCGACAAGAATACTTACGAGGTCTTTGAGCTGGAGAGCGGCGTGCCCACCTACGGCTACGAACTGGCCCAGGCGGTGAAGGACGGCTTCCTGGTGGACTTCCTCACCGTGGAGAGCAAGCTGAAATTCCTGGAGGAGGGCATCTCCTACGATGACCTGCCGGAAGAGGAAAAAGCTGTATACGAAAATACCTTTACAGATGAGAACGGGGAACTGCCGGAGCGGATCGAGTCCTCTGCCCTCAACGAGTGGCTGTTCAACGAGGACACCATCCGTCTGGCATTGAACCTGCTGATGACCAATGGGCTGAAGATCGAGTACGGGGAGAAGCTGGGCAAGACCATCATCTTCGCCAAGAACCACCGCCATGCCGAGAAGATCCTGGAGGTGTTCGGCAAGGAGTACCCCCATCTGCCCGGCTATGCCAAGGTCATTGATAACTACATGACCTACGCCCAGAGTGCCATCGACGAGTTCTCCGACCCCAAGAAGCTGCCCCAGATCGCCATCTCCGTGGACATGCTGGACACCGGCATCGATGTGCCCGAGGTGCTGAATCTGGTGTTCTTCAAGAAAGTCATGAGCAAGGCGAAGTTCTGGCAGATGATTGGCAGGGGCACCCGGCTGTGTCCTGGGCTGATCGATGGAGAGGACAAGAACAAGTTCTACATCTTCGACCTGTGCGGAAACTTTGAGTTCTTCCGCATGAACAAAGGCAAGGCCAGCGCCAACCAGATGGCCCTGCAAAGCGCCATCTTTTATCTGAAAGCCCAGATCGTCTATAAGTTCCAGGACCTGGCCTATCAGACGCAGGAGCTGATCCCCTTCCGGGAAAAACTGGTGAGCGAGATGCTTGTCAAGGTACAGGAGCTGGACCGGGAGAACTTCGCTGTGCGGCAGCACCTGCGGTACGTGGAGAAGTTTGCGGACCCGGAGAGTTACCAGGCTCTCAGCTATGAGGACACCCTTTCTCTCAAAGACGAGGTGGCGCCGCTGCTCCAGCCGGATATGGATGAGGCCAGCGCTGTGCGCTTCGATGCGCTGATGTACGGGATCGAGCTTGCCTATCTGGTAGGGAAGACCTACAAGAAGGCCCGGAAGGATCTGGTGAAGAAAGTCAGCGGCGTGGCCAGCGTGGCCAACATTCCGGAGATCCGGGCGCAGTCAGAGCTGATTGAAAAGATCCTGCATACCGATTACCTGGACAACGCCGGGATCAACGAGTTTGAGTATATCCGGGAGTGTCTGCGGAACCTGATGAAGTATCTGCCCCACGACGGCGCCATCTATCACACCAATTTCACAGACGACATCCTGTCCGTTGAGTGGAAGGAGTCGGAACTGGAAAACGACGACCTGAAAAACTACAAGGCCAAGGCGGAGTTCTATGTACGCCAGCACCAGGACAACATCGCCATCGCCAAGCTTCGCTCCAACATCCCGCTGACGGAGGAGGATGTGAGATCCCTGGAGACGATCCTCTGGAGCGAAGTAGGGACCCGGGAGGAGTACGAGGAGGCCTATCAGCAAAAGCCCCTGGGTGAGTTTGTCCGGGAGATCGTGGGCCTTGACATGAACGCCGCCAAGGAGGCCTTTGCCCAGTACCTGAATGATACCAATCTGGACAGCCGCCAGATCTACTTCGTCAACCAGATCGTGGAGTACATCGTTCGAAACGGCATGATGAAAGATCTGTCCGTCCTCCAGGAACCGCCCTTCACGGACCGCGGCAGCATCGTGGAGGTGTTTACGGACCTCACGCTGTGGAGCGGGATCAAGAGTGTGATCGACCGGATCAACGCCAACGCCGTGGCATAG
- a CDS encoding site-specific integrase, giving the protein MAKNKRGSGSVHLRKDGRWEGRIVVGRDQRGYPKTKNCLARTKKECLEKLKALRASCEAPEKQERPMGPGMTFGEWMDFWYRNYCRPGLRPNTQSAYEAMIYKHILPALGNIPLGKLTQLDLQQFYTQLKTSGRLIRRELYGPGLSDRTVRSCHANCRAALDKAMAEGLIAANPADGCRLPPKKGREMQVLNREELQRLLIQAKAEGCYELFLLELSTGLRRGELLALQWEDLNEETGELRVERQVTRTNGHLAVSTPKTKASVRTLVLPMPVVEALREYRASVRSRWMFPSPKNEDAPRDPASCRKKLEAILERAGCRRVRFHDLRHTFATEALEHGMDVKTLSAVIGHVSAATTLDIYTHVTDQMRTQAAEKIDRRMGGKPAARRRKKQSARTMTDFQAQPGTRRRPGTGCVTQINDHLWEGRYSPKWPDGKKHPRNIYAHSLAECEEKLAAMIREVQAEMAAAKAAMGA; this is encoded by the coding sequence ATGGCAAAGAACAAGCGGGGCAGCGGCAGCGTCCACCTGAGAAAGGACGGCCGCTGGGAGGGCCGCATCGTGGTGGGCCGCGACCAGCGGGGCTATCCCAAGACGAAAAACTGTCTGGCCAGGACCAAGAAGGAGTGCCTGGAAAAGCTCAAGGCCCTGCGGGCGTCGTGCGAGGCGCCGGAGAAACAGGAGCGCCCCATGGGACCGGGCATGACCTTCGGGGAGTGGATGGACTTCTGGTACCGGAACTACTGCCGCCCCGGCCTCCGCCCCAACACTCAGAGCGCCTACGAGGCCATGATCTACAAGCACATCCTGCCGGCCCTGGGGAACATCCCCCTGGGGAAGCTGACTCAGCTGGACCTCCAGCAGTTTTACACACAATTAAAGACCTCCGGGCGGCTGATCCGGCGGGAGCTCTACGGGCCGGGCCTCTCGGACCGCACGGTCCGCAGCTGCCACGCCAACTGCCGGGCGGCCCTGGACAAGGCGATGGCGGAGGGCCTGATCGCCGCCAACCCCGCCGACGGCTGCCGCCTGCCGCCCAAGAAGGGCCGGGAGATGCAGGTGCTGAACCGGGAGGAATTGCAGCGGCTGCTGATCCAGGCCAAGGCGGAGGGCTGCTACGAGCTGTTTCTGCTGGAGCTGTCCACGGGCCTGCGGCGGGGCGAGCTGCTGGCCCTCCAGTGGGAGGACCTGAACGAGGAGACCGGGGAGCTGCGGGTGGAGCGACAGGTGACAAGGACAAACGGGCACCTGGCGGTTTCCACGCCCAAGACGAAGGCGTCGGTCCGGACGCTGGTGCTGCCGATGCCGGTGGTGGAGGCGCTGCGGGAGTACCGGGCTTCCGTCCGCTCCCGCTGGATGTTTCCATCGCCCAAGAACGAGGACGCGCCCCGGGACCCGGCCAGCTGCCGGAAAAAGCTGGAGGCCATCCTGGAGCGGGCCGGATGCCGCCGCGTCCGGTTCCACGATCTCCGCCACACCTTCGCAACGGAGGCCCTGGAACACGGCATGGACGTCAAGACCCTCTCGGCGGTGATCGGCCACGTGTCGGCGGCCACGACCCTGGACATCTACACCCACGTCACCGATCAGATGCGGACCCAGGCGGCGGAGAAGATCGACCGCCGGATGGGCGGAAAGCCCGCCGCCCGGCGCCGGAAGAAACAGAGCGCCAGGACCATGACTGACTTCCAGGCCCAGCCCGGCACCCGGCGGCGGCCGGGGACCGGCTGCGTCACCCAGATCAATGACCATCTCTGGGAGGGCCGGTATTCCCCCAAGTGGCCCGACGGGAAGAAGCACCCCCGCAACATCTACGCCCACTCCCTGGCGGAGTGTGAGGAAAAGCTGGCGGCCATGATCCGGGAAGTGCAGGCGGAGATGGCCGCAGCGAAGGCGGCCATGGGCGCATGA
- a CDS encoding M23 family metallopeptidase — MTSRQAGRRIGTIAAEHRPADRRKRGGARQSGKQKSAPLGPKDRRRLGQLVACGAIFVLLVAVKLLLPGKMDAVNARLSGLLHQNMDVQAVFSAVGDAVTGEQDVGGSLREVYQAVFQPQEAGEAVETASSAGPALALETPSALESLTVFRPAAGDKAAADSDAAEAADPEATAGTQTAGEETAGETGAEVSTLAYVLYSDNNLPENVNLEQALLGFDYCTPVMGVLSSGFGYREHPVEGEERFHYGIDIAADTGTAIGCFADGTVTAVGDSSSYGKYLIVEHAGGFSTLYAHCSRIIAASGQAVKEGETIAEVGQTGVATGPHLHLELHQGERYLNPIYYVALA, encoded by the coding sequence ATGACTTCACGGCAGGCGGGGCGGCGGATTGGGACCATCGCCGCGGAACACAGGCCCGCGGACCGGAGAAAGCGAGGCGGAGCGCGGCAGTCGGGGAAGCAGAAGAGCGCGCCCCTGGGGCCGAAGGACAGGCGGCGGCTGGGCCAGCTGGTGGCCTGCGGCGCCATCTTCGTGCTGCTGGTGGCGGTCAAGCTGCTGCTGCCGGGGAAGATGGACGCGGTGAACGCCCGGCTGTCCGGCCTGCTGCATCAGAACATGGACGTGCAGGCGGTGTTTTCCGCCGTGGGGGATGCCGTGACCGGGGAACAGGACGTGGGCGGCAGCCTGCGGGAGGTATATCAGGCCGTGTTCCAGCCCCAGGAGGCTGGCGAGGCCGTGGAGACCGCCAGTTCTGCCGGGCCCGCCCTGGCGCTGGAAACGCCCTCCGCCCTGGAAAGCCTCACGGTGTTCCGCCCTGCCGCCGGGGACAAAGCGGCGGCGGACAGCGATGCGGCAGAGGCCGCCGACCCGGAGGCAACGGCCGGGACGCAGACCGCCGGAGAGGAGACGGCGGGGGAGACGGGAGCGGAGGTCTCCACTTTGGCCTATGTGCTCTACTCCGACAATAACCTGCCGGAAAACGTGAACCTGGAGCAGGCCCTGCTGGGCTTTGACTACTGCACGCCGGTCATGGGGGTCCTCAGCTCCGGCTTCGGCTACCGGGAGCACCCGGTGGAGGGGGAGGAGCGGTTCCACTACGGCATCGACATCGCCGCCGACACCGGCACGGCCATCGGCTGCTTTGCCGACGGCACCGTCACCGCCGTGGGGGACAGCAGCAGCTACGGCAAGTATCTGATCGTGGAGCACGCGGGGGGCTTTTCCACCCTGTACGCTCATTGCAGCAGGATCATCGCCGCCTCCGGCCAGGCGGTGAAGGAGGGAGAGACCATCGCGGAGGTGGGCCAGACCGGCGTGGCCACGGGACCCCACCTGCACCTGGAGCTGCACCAGGGGGAGCGGTACTTGAACCCCATCTACTATGTGGCCCTTGCGTAA